Sequence from the Corallococcus sp. EGB genome:
GGCCTGCGGCACCGAGGAGAAGTGCACCCGCCGCGACAAGGGCAACGGCTTCGCGGAAGAGGTCTGCCACGACGTGACGAAGTACTGCAACGAGTCCTACGAGGACTGCAACACGGAGACGCGCTACCGCAACGAGCCCGTCTACGCGCAGCAGTGCTCCTATGACACGTACGTGTGGAAGCCGGTGGACACGCGCGAGCTCAAGGGCACGGAGGGGCCGCCGCGCTGGCCGGAGCTCACCGCCGGGACGAACGAGCGGGTGCGGCGTGAAGAGGACTACACCGTGCTCGTGCGCTACGACGATGGCGGCGTGAAGCAGCACGAGGTGAAGCCCACGCGCGAGGAGGAGTTCGTCGCGTGGAAGAAGGGCCAGGGCGTCACGCTCACCGTGACGAACCTGGGCAAGGTGGAGCAGGCCGTCCGCCGCTGAGCGCGGCACCGCCCGAGGAGCCGCATGGAGTGCACCTGCTGTGGCGCCTGCTGCGTGGCGCCGGACATCGCCGCGCTGGACAAGCCGCTGGGGCTGCGGTGCCCGCACCTGGGCGCGGACAACCTGTGCACCGTGTACGAGCGGCGCCCCCAGGTGTGCCGGGACTACGCGGCGGACGAGGTGTGCCGCCGCATCGAGGCCCCCACGCTGGAGGAGCGCGTGAACAACTACCTGGCGCTGTTCCAGCTCACCGCGGAGGCGGAGGCCGTGCGCAAGTCCGGCTGCGCCTCCATGCGGATGGCGCGCGCCATCAGGGAGCGGAAGTGACGTTCCAACCCTCCGAGCCGTTCGTCCCCGCGGCGGGCCTTCGCGGCCCGCATGCGCAGACCATCTACGCGTCGCTCGTGCGCCCCACCCGCGTGCCGCCCCTGCGCCGGGAGCGGCGTGACCTGCCGGACGGGGACTTCGTCGACCTGGACACCTTCGACGGGCCGACGGGCGCGCCGCACGTGGTGGTGCTGCACGGCCTGGAGGGCTCGTCGCGGGCGGGCTACGTCACGGAGGTGCTGCGGGGCGCGGCGAAGCGCGGCTGGGGCGCGACGGCGATCAACTTCCGCTCGTGCAGCGGGGAGCCGAACCGGCTGGCGCGGGCGTACCACTCCGGGGACACGGCGGACACGCTGCTCTTGATGGCGGACGTGCGCTCGCGCATCACCGGGCCCATGCTCGCGGTGGGTTTCTCTCTGGGCGCCAACGTGCTGTGCCGGCTCCTGGAGGAGACGGGAGACCGGGCGCCGGTGGCGGCCGCCGCGTCCATCAGCGCGCCGTACGACCTGGATGCATGCTGCCGCAAGCTGGATGGCGGCGGTGGCTTCCACTGGCTCTACCGCGAGCGGTTCCTGCGCACGCTCAAGAGCAAGGCCCGCGCGAAGCTGCGGCGGTTTCCGGGCGCGTTCGACGGGACGCGCATGGAGGCGGCGCGCACCATCCGGGGCTATGACGACGTGGTCACCGCGCCCCTGCATGGCTTCCGGGGCGCGGAGCACTACTACCGGGAGGCGTCGGCGGGGCCCCGGCTCGCGGACATCCGCCGGCCCACGCTGCTCCTGAGCTCCGCGGATGATCCGATGCTGGAGGCGCCGGTGATTCCGCCCTCGGCGCGGGACAACCCGTTCCTCAGCGTGGTGCTGACCGAACAGGGCGGCCACGTGGGCTTCGTCGCGGGCCACGCGCTCCGTCCGTATTTCTGGGCGGAGACCCAGGCGCTCACGTTCTTCGAGCGGGTGCTCGCCCGCTGATCAGCCGAAGAAGAAGGTGAGGCCGAGCTTTCCGGACGGCTGCACCTTGCGCATCATCCACGACTGTTTCTCCACGGGAGAAAGGGAGTCGCGGAAGGGCTCATCCAGCTTCTTCAGGCTGGGGACGTCCATCTCCATGAAGCTCACGCCGCCGCGCACGAAGAAGCTGAGGCGCCGGGTGGCGTTGAACTCCAGGCCCACGTGCGTGCTGATGTACGTATAGCCCACGCGCTCCATGGAGGAGGCGGGCAGCTGCGTGCGGTCCGCGAGCCGACGGTTGAGCGTCTTCGTGCTCGCGGCCTGCGCGTGCCCGAACTCCCACGAGAACGAGGGCGAGACCTTGCTCTTCAACGGGAGCAGCGTGAGCCCCGCGCGCAAGGCGCCTCGCAGCCCGTTGTGCGCCCCCCCGATGTGCAGCCGCAAGTACGGCGAAGGTCGGAGGACGCCTGAGAGCCCCGCGCCCTCGGGCATGCCCGCGTCGAGCATCAGACCGAAGGGCGCCAGCCGCTCCGGATCATTCATGCGTCGCCGGCCTTCTCCTTGCTGTGCCTGGACCTGCGGTAATTGCATCTGGGGTTCTGTCTCGGCCATGGCCGAGTGAGCCGCCAGGACCGCTACCGCCGCGGTGACGATGGACACCGCTCCCATGAGGCCTCTCCCCCGTTCCGGAAATCGCGGCCACGCGCGATGAGCTTTGCGAGGTACGCCGGATCCCGGGAGCACCTGCGCTCCGAGACCCGGCTGCGTGTTGCTCCCCCCGACCCGCCACTCCACTCCCGCCGCCACACGTCCGGTGCTGACTGCCGCGACACCTGGATGCCGTTGCCGGCTGGTTCGCGAAGCGCCCGCACCGCCATGTCTTGATTCACGGCCCCTCACGTCTCCCGTCCGGCGATTCCGTCTGCCTTTGCCGGACTCCCCCCAAGCTGCGCACTGCACCATCCCGCCGCCCAGCCCCATCAAACGTCCCGCCTGCTGCCTTGCTCGACCGCGCCGCCAACTGCCACTCGTGCCGCGAGCCGCGCGGTGTTGCGTGTTGCGCTGATCCACTGCTCCGCGGTGCCGGGCTGATCCACCGTGCTGCCCCGCGGATCCGTGCTGCTCGATGCGTCCCCCTCCCCCGTCCCGCTCGTGCTGCTGCTGCCCCGTCCTGCGTTGCTGCCCCAGTCCCGCCCGTCCTGCCCCGTGCCGCGTGCTGCCCCGACCTGCCCGCCCGACCCCGTGCTGCGTGCTGCCCCGTCCCGCCCGTCCTGCCCCGTGCCGCGTGCTGCCCCGACCCGCCCTACCCCGTCCTGCGTGCTGCCCCGTCCCGCCCGTCCGACCCCGTGCTGCGTGCTGCCCCGACCTACCCGCCCTACCCCGTCCTGCGTGCTGCCCCGTCCCGCCCTACCCCGTCCTGCGTGCTGCCCCGTCCCGCCCTACCCCGTCCTGCCTTGCTGCCCCGACCCGCCCGTCCTGCCTTTACCGCCCCAACCCCCGTTCCCGCCCTTGCTGCCCCGTCCCGCCCGGCCCCGTGCTGCGAGCTGCCCCAGTCCTGCCCGTCCTGCCTTTGCCGCCCCCAACCCCGTCCCGCCCTGCCCCGTCCTGCGTCCTGCCCCGTCCTGCCCTGTTCCCCCTGAAGCAGCGCGGCTTCCCCCCCACCGACTCCGTCCCCCCGCCGTGCTGCCCGTCCCTGCTGCCGGGGTGCCTTAGCATTCGCCGTGCCGACGCCCCCTCGTGGATTATTCCCCTGGAATATCAATAAGTTGAGACATTCAGCCCCGCAGGGCGACATGGGCTGTGGGTTCGGAGCCGGAAAAAACTCCTGACCCTTCGGGGCCCCGGCCTAACGTGTGACAGCTCTGTTGACGGGATGATGGAGGAACCCGTGCGCCTTCCTGTCGCCGCCGCACTGCTCAGCCTGGTCGCCTGCTCCGAATCGACCGAAGGCACCACTCCGAAGCTCGAGGGCCTCATCAATCCGCGGCAGCGGCTCGTCACCCCCGCGCGCGTCTGCAACGCCGGTGGCGGCCCCACGGGATGGCGATTGGAGCTCATCGGCAGCCGCTTCACGCCCGTGCCACGCGACGCGCTCACCGACACGCCCTCCGTGGAGCTGCCCCAGGTCTCACTGCGCGGCCCGAGCGACTACACGCTCCCCGCCGACCATGTCTTCTTCGCGCGCACCGAGCTCATGCGGATGGACCTGCCCACCCGCGACAGCACGCCGTCGACCACGCTCCCGCCGGGCACCTACTCCGTCTCCGTGACGAACCCGCTGGGCGGCACCTCGGAGCTCGAGGACGCCCTGCACGTCGTGCCACCGCCGGCCGTCACGAACCTCACCGTGCCCGAGGGCTTCCGCTACAACGCCGCCAGCCCCCTCATCATCGAAGGCAGTGGCTTCCGTTCAGACGCGCTGCCGCTCATCGTCCTCCAGCGCGACGGCGACGAGGACCACCCCCTCTTCACGCTCACCGTCGTCTCCGACACGCGCATCGAAACCGAGGTGCCGCCCGCGACGCCGGAGGGCACCTACGCCCTCACCCTCACCAACCCGGAGGGATGCTCCGTCACGCGTCCCCAGGCGCTCACCGTCGCCTATCCGCGCCTGGGCACCCTCTCCGTGGCGCCTTCGAGCGGCCCCGCCACCCGCGACACGGTCATCACCCTCACCAACTCCGCTTCCACCGGCCCGGCGTCCTTCACGCCCGGCGCCCACGACGTGTACCTCGTCGCGCCCGTGAAGACGGACCCCGGCCAGCCGGTGAACATCCCGCTGTATGACGTGACCTACGTGTCCCCGACGCGGCTCCGCGCCACGGTGCCCACCTGCTCCGGCTTCGACGCGCGGCCCGTCACGGATCCGTCGTGCCCTGGCGGTGTCGTGCCTGGCACGTATGGGCTCATCGTCGCGGACCCCAACGGTGCCTACGGAGTCATCCCCGCGTCCTCTGGCTTCACGGTCTCCCCATGAACGCGCTCGCCCTGCTCGCGGCCGCGGCGCTGGCCGCCGCTCCCTCGCCCAAGAAGGACCGTGAAGGCCCCTTCTTCATCGCGCCCAAGGTGGGCTTCATCAAGCCCACCACGTCGCTCGGCGGCGACCTCTACCTGGGCGGCGAGGTGGGCTACATCACGCCCTGGCTCCAGCGGCGGCTCGCGCTGGTGCTGGAGGTGAACTACCAGCGGCCCTCCATGTCGGGGACGCTGCGTGGGCCCCAGCTGGACAACCTGGGCCAGCCCATCGAGTCCCCGTACACGCTCGCCGAGCGGCAGGTGGCCATCCAGTTGTCCGCCGTGTTCCGCTTCCCGCGCGCGTTCGGGCCGCTCACGCCCTACGTGGGCGCGGGCCCCGGCCTGTACCTGCACCGCACGACGGTGGAGTCGTTCGACAGCACCACGTCGGAGAGCGGTGGCGGGCTGGGCTTCCAGGCGCTCGCGGGCGCGGAGCTGCCGCTGGGTCCGGGCGGCGTCTTCCTGGAGGCGAAGTACCAGTTCGCTCCGGTGGACTTCCTCACCACGGGCGACGTGAACGCGGGCGCGGTGCTCGCGGCCGTGGGCTACCGGCTGCGCCTGTAGTCCCCGGGTGGCTCAGGCCCGTCCCACCGGCGGGCGCAACGTCCGCAACAGGTGCTGGGCCAGCAGGTCCCGCGTGGCCTGGAGCACCGACCCCATCAGGTGGTGCAGCGCCTCCGCGGTGTCACCGTGGGCTTCGCGCACGCGCTCGCCGCGACCGTCGAAGATGCGCAGCCGGCCGGGCACCAGCGAGATGACCGGCAACGACGGGTGCCGCTTGCGCAAGAGCCCCAGGAACAGCGGGTGGTCCTCGTCCGGACGGCGCAGGTCCACCACCACCAGCGCGGGCTTGTTCTCCGCGATGGAGGCGAAGGCATCATCGGGCTCGCCCGTGGCGGACACCTCCACGTCCGGCTCCGCGTGCAGGAAGCGGCTGAGCAGCGCCCGGGACGCCGCATGCGGGCTGACGATGAGGACCCGCATCAGCGCGCCGACGCCTGGAAGAACACAGGCCTCCAGCTGGCGGGCGGCATGCGGCGGTCTACAGCAGGGCGGATCCAGGACATGGAAGGTCCACGTAACGTCCTCGCCCCCCTCACGGCAACCGTCCTCGCGTCCAGGAGGCACGCTGTGCCTCCAGGCAACCGGACGTCCGTGCCCGTGGCTTCTTCCCGCCGCGCGGGCCAGAGTGGCGGAGCGCCGCCCAACCCGCTACTTCCCATCCCCGCGAGCCTCCCCCCACGTCGGTTCCCCAAGCGCCCCGAGCGTCCGTCATCGAGCCCCTGCCCTCCCCCCTCATCGAGCTGCACTACGACAGCGGCACGCTGGTGGCTCCGACGCTGCCCGACGACGCGCGCCTGCACGCGCTCTTCCAGAAGGACGGGCGCACGGGCGTCTTCCGCGCGCCGGCGCTGCACTACCGCGACGTCGTCCTCCGCCTGCGCGAATGCGGGCTCCCCTACGAGGACCGCGCGAAGCGCTTCGAGCCGGTGGAGCTGCCCCTCGCGGTGCCCATCGAGCCGTTCCCGCATCAGCGCGCGGCGCTGGATGCCTGGACGCGCGCGGGAGGCAAGGGCCTGGTGGAGCTGCCCACCGGCGCGGGCAAGACGCTGCTGGCGGTGCTGGCCATCGCGTGGGTGAAGCGGCCCACGCTGGTGGTGGTGCCCACGTTGGACTTGATGGCGCAGTGGCAGGGCGTGCTCGCGAAGCACTTCGCCACCCCGGTGGGCATGGTGGGCGGCGGCGTCAACGACCGACAGACGCTGACGGTGACGACGTACGACTCCGCGGCGATGCAGATGGAGTTCACGGGCAACCGCTTCGGCCTGCTCATCTGCGACGAGTGCCACCACCTGCCCGCGCCCAGCTATCGGTTCATCGCGGAGGGGACGCTCGCGCCCTACCGGCTGGGTCTCACCGCGACGCTGGAGCGCGCGGACGGCGGCGAGCGCGTGTGCGAGGAGCTCCTGGGGCCGCTGGTGCACCGCACCGGCATCCAGGAGCTCCAGGGCCAGTACCTGGCGCCCTATGAAGTCCGCCGCATCGAGGTGCCGCTCACGCCCGACGAGAAGGCGCGCTATGACGAGGCGCGGGGCAGGTACCTCACGTTCGTGCGGAGGCTGGGCGTTCCGCTCGCGTCGCCGGACGGCTGGGCGCGCTTCCTCGCGCAGAGCCAGCGCAGCGACGAGGGGCGCGCGGCGTACCGGGGCTACCGGGAGCAGCGCCGCATCGCGCTCACCTCCAGCGGCAAGCTGGACGCGCTCTGGAAGATATTGCTGGAGCACCGCGAGGACCGCGTCATCGTCTTCACGGACGACAACGAGACGGTCTACACGCTCGCGCGCAAGCTGCTGCTGCCCGCGCTCACGCACCACACGCCGCTGCCGGAGCGCAAGGCGCTGCTGGCCGCGTTCGCCAACGCGGAGCTGCCGGTGCTGCTCACCTCGCGGGTGCTCAACGAGGGCGTGGACGTGCCCGACGCGCGCGTGGGCGTGGTGCTCAGCGGCAGCGGCAGCGTGCGCGAACACGTGCAGCGCCTGGGCCGCATCCTGCGAAAGCGCCCCGGCAAGCGCGCCCTGCTCTACGAGGTGTGCTCCGCGCAGACGGCGGAGAGCGGCATCAGCGAGAGGCGCAGGCAGCACAGCGCCTACCAGGGCCAGGAGCCGGAGGGTCTTCCCGAGTGCTGACGCGTGAGCTGCTCGCCTCGCGCGTGCGCGAAGGCATCCTGCGCCCTTCCTTCGTGAAGACGCACGACCCGTCCCTCCAGGCGCTCGCGAAGGAGCTGCTCGCGGACGCCGAGTCCTTCCGGGGCCAGCGCCGCGACGACGTGGAGGAGGCCTTCGGCCTCAAGGCCGGCGCGTTCAGCCGCCCCAAGGTCGCGCGCGGGCTGGTGAAGCTGCTGCTCGACCGGCTCCTCTTCGACGAGGCCGGTGAGGGCGCCCAGGAGGCCCGCTGGCGCACGCTGCTCGTGGGCGCGAAGGTGCTCAGGGCCCTGCCTCCGGACACGACCCTGGAGGCCTACGAAGCGCGCCTCGCGGAGGCCCTGGACGCGCCGCTCGGGGACACGCGCGAGGCGCTCTACTCGGACCTGCCCGGCCACCGGAAGCTGCTCGGGTGGGACGGCGAGGCGCTCACGCCCCAGGGGCTGCTGGACCGCTACAACCTGGCGCTCGCGCAGGGGCCGCTGCTCAACGCCCGGCGCCTCACCCTTCGCGCGCGGTCGCCGGAGCTGCTGCGCGTGCGCAAGCTGTTGCGGTGGCTGAAGTTCTGCCGGCTGGTGGCGGAGGTGCGGCGCGACGGCGAGGACTGGTCCCTGGAGGTGGAGGGCCCCGGCGCCATGCTGTCCCTGCAGAAGAAGTACGGCCTGCAGCTCGCGAGCTTCCTCTCCGTGGTCCCCATCCTGGAGCGCTGGGAGCTGTCCGCGGTGCTGGAGGACGCGCGCAAGCGCTCCACCCTCCAGCTCTCCCACGAGGATCCGCTGGTGTCCCCGCTGCCCGCCGCGTTGGGGCACGTGCCGCCGGAGGTGGCCGCGCTGGCGGAGGGGTTCGAGGACGCGGACTGGGAGCTGGATTTGACGCCCCTGCCCCGCCACACCGGCGCCGCCGGCCTGTGCGTGCCCGACCTCACCTTCCGCCACCGGAAGACGGGCCGGCAGGTCGCGCTGGAGCTGTTCCACCCATGGCACGCGGCGCCGCTGTCACGCCGGCTGTCGGAGATGCGCGCGCGCCCCGACGCGGGGCTGCTCCTGGGCGTGGACCGGGCGCTGGCGAAGGAGGCGGCGGAGCGGCAGGCGCTGGAGGATCACCCGCAGGTGGTGCTCTTCAACGGCTTTCCCTCCGTCCGGAAGCTGCGGGAGCGGCTCTCGCGCTGGGACGACGCCGGGTGAGCACCGCAGCGGCCTTCAGCTCCGGGGTTTGAACTGCGAGGCCAGCACGCTGAGGATGCGGATGGAGCCCCGGTCCAGCTGCTTCGCGCGGCGCAAGAGCCGGCGCAGCTCGGCGGATTCGCCGTAGTCGGACGGAGGCTCCGCGGCCCACTTCACGTCCTGCGACGGCTTCAACCCCAGCGCCTCATCCGCGGAGATGGACAGCACCACGCACAACCGGCGGAAGGTCTGGATGCTGGGCAGCATGTGGCCGCGCTCCAGCCGCCCATAGACCTCACTCGCGATACCGATGCGCTCCGCCACGTCCGCCTGGGTCAGGTTCAGGCGGGTGCGGGCGACGCGGGCCGCGCCTCCGAGCCGGGATGCGAGGGTCTTTTCCATGGGGTCGTTAACCTACCGGGTTCGCCCATGTCGATATGACTTGAGAGGTTGGCTTCCAAGAACTTCCGGGGTAGGCTTTTCGCGACACAACCTCTTGCGTCTAGCCTCTCCGCACCACCCACCGCCTTCATGCGAGAGCCCTCCCACGCCCCGCCCAGCTTCCTCTTCGTGGACGCGGATCCGCGCGCGCTCGCGGCGCTGCGGCGGCTCGTCCGGCACCTGCCCGGCGACAAGCGCTATGCCCTGGGCGTGCGCGAAGCGGAGCGGCTGATGGGGGAGGCCATGCCGTCCGTGGTGGTGTGCGGCTACGGCCTGCCGGATGGGGACGGGCTGTGCCTGCTGTCGTGCGTGCGCGCCCGGCATCCGCGCGCCGCGTGCGCGCTGCACACCACGCACCCGCCCTCGCGCGGGCTGCGGGAGCAGGGCATCACCTGGATGGACCGCGCCGCGCCGCCGCAGCAGGTGCTGGCGCTCCTGGCCTCGTTGAGCTGACGGCCGGGCGTTCCCGTGGCGCGCGCGGCGGTGCGCGTTAAGGTAGGGCGCTCCCACGCACGCCATGAAGCTCTACGCCATCAGCGACCTGCACCTGCGGCACAAGGAGAACCACGAAGCGCTGGCGGCGCTCACGCCACGTCCGGACGACTGGCTCATCGTCGCCGGCGACGTGGGCGAAACGCTCGCGGACATGGAGCTGATGCTGCGCACCCTCACCGCGCGCTTCCGCCAGGTCGTCTGGGTGCCGGGCAACCACGAGCTGTGGACCCTGCCCTCCGAACAGCCCCCGCTGAAGGGCGAGGCGCGCTACCTGCGCATGGTGGACCTGTGCCACCGCTACGGCGCGCTCACGCCGGAGGACCCGTATCCGCGCTGGCCCGGGGAGGGCCCGCACCGCGTCGTCGTCCCCATGTTCCTGGGCTACGACTACACCTTCCGCCCGGACTCCGTGCCCGCGGAGAAGGCGCTGGAGTGGGCCTGGGAGGACGACCTGATGTGCACGGACGAGGTGCTGCTGCATCCGGAGCCCTACCCCACCCGTCAGGCCTGGTGCCACGCGCGCGTGGAGCGCACCCGCGCGCGGCTGGAGCGGCTGCCCGAGGGGTGCTCCACCATCCTCATCAACCACTACCCGCTGCGCTACGAGCACGTGCGGCTGCCGCGCATCCCGCGCTTCTCCATCTGGTGCGGTACGCGGCTCACCGAGGACTGGCACACGCGCTACCGCGCGGAGGTGGTGGTGACAGGGCACCTGCACATGCCCGCCACCCTGTGGCGCGACGGCGTGCGCTTCGAGGAGGTGTCCCTGGGCTACCCCAACCAGTGGCGCCACCGCGGCGGGGGCCTGGACCGCGGCCTGCGCGAGGTTCTGCCCGGTCCGCAGAAATCCGCCCCCCTTCCGTGACGTCGTGAGCCACATGCGCGCGCGGGCCGCGTCACACCGCATGCGTTTGACGGTGTGGTGCACGCAGGCGTGTAGTTCCGCGCCATGCCCGAGCCCTCCTCCGTTGGTCCCGTCGAAGTCTCCGAGCGGGTGCACCTGCTGGACGCCCTGCGTGGCTTCGCGCTGCTGGGCGTCTTCCTGTCCAACAGCCTGAGCTGGTTCAGCGGCCGGTCGCTCCTGCCGCACGAACAGGCGCAGGCGCTGGTGGCAGCCCCGCTGGAGAAGTGGGTCGGCCAGCTCTACGCCTTCTTCGTGGACCAGAAGTTCATCACCCTCTTCTCGCTCCTCTTCGGGCTGGGCTTCGCGCTGCAGATGACGCGCGCGGAGGGGCGGGGCGCCTCCATCGTGCCGGTGTACCGGCGCCGGCTGGGGGTGCTGCTGGGGCTGGGCCTCGTCCACATGTTCGCCGTCTGGGTGGGCGACATCCTCAGCACCTACGCGCTGGTGGGCTTCGCGCTGCTGCTGTTCCGCCAGCGCTCCGACAGGACGGTGCTCACCTGGGTGGCGGTGCTCTTCGTCGTCCTGCCGCTCACGCTGTCCATCGCGCAGCGCTACGGGCCGGAGCTCTTGCACGGCAAGGAGGCGGCGGAGCAGGCCGCCCGGGCCACGCGCGAGGTGGAGGCCGCGCACCGCACGGCGTTCTTCACCGGCCTGTCCAGCGACTCCGTGCTGACGTCGCAGAAGGCCAACGCCCTCTTCGCGTGGCAGAGTCTGCCCAACCCGGGCCGCCCCATCTGGCTGTGCATCATCCTGGGCCGCTTCCTCCTGGGCCTGTGGGCCGGACGTCAGCGACTGATGGAGGACGTGGAGCGCCACCGCAAGCTGTTCGTCCGGGTGGTGGCCTGGGGGCTGGGCGTGGGCGGCGCCATCGCGACCCTGTCCCTGGTGCTCTACCTGAAGAAGCAGGGCGTCCCCGGAGGCCCCGGGGCGCAGGCCAGCCCTCCGGCGTGGATGGTGGGGATGCGCACCCTGCGGGAGGTGGGTTACCTCTTCATGGGCTGCGGCTACGCGGCGGCCTTCGCGCTGCTCTTCCAGAAGGAGCGCTGGAGGAAGGCCCTGGGCGTGCTCACGCCCGTGGGCCGCATGGCCCTGACGCTCTACCTCATGCAGTCGCTGCTCAGCATCGGGCTGTATGACGGCTGGGGGCTGGGGCTCGTGGGCCACACGCCCCCGTCACGCACGGTGCTCCTGTGCCTGGGCGTCTTCGCGGCGCAGGTGGCCTTCAGCCACTGGTGGCTCAAGCGCTTCCACTTCGGCCCGGTGGAGTGGCTGTGGCGCTCGCTCACCTACGGCCGCGCCCAGCCCATGCGCCTTGCGCCCGCCCGCCAGGCGCGCCCGGCGCACTGAGCCGCCCCGGGCACCGGATTGACGCTGCCAAGTGCGGCAGCGTGTAGTCCCCGACATGTCAGAAATACCCACCCCAGGTCCCATTGACAATTCCGAGCGTGTCCACGCGCTCGACGCCCTGCGCGGCTTCGCGCTGTTGGGCGTCTTCGTCTCCAACAGCCTGAACTGGTTCAACGGCCGGGTCTTCCTCCCGCGTGAGCAGGCCCTGGCGCTCGCCGCGCCCCCGCTGGAGGTCGCGGTCAACGCGCTCTTCGGGCTGCTCATCGAGCAGAAGTTCGTCACCCTCTTCACCTTCCTCTTCGGGCTGGGCTTCGCGCTGCAGATGACGCGCGCGGAGGGGCGGGGCACCTCCATCGTGCCGGTGTACCGGCGCCGGCTGGGGGTGCTGCTGGGCATCGGGCTGGTCCACATGTTCGCCCTCTGGCTGGGCGACATCCTCACCACCTACGCGCTGGTGGGCTTCGTGCTGCTGCTGTTCCGCCAGCGCTCCGACAAGGCGGTGCTCGTCTGCGCGGCGCTGTTCCTGTTCGTGGTGCCCACCGTCTTCTCCGTGGGGCAGCGGGTGCTCCCCATGGTGCTGGACGGCGCGGCGGAGACGGAGAGCGCCCAGAAGGCCGCGAAGGAGCTGGACGCGGAGCGCCGCGCGGCGTTCATCGCGGGCCTGTCCAGCGACTCGGTGGTGGCCAGCCAGCAGGCCAACGCGCGCTACGGCTGGGAGAGCATCTCCAACCCCAACCGGCCCATCCTGCTGTCCATCATCCTGGGCCGCTTCCTCCTGGGCCTGTGGGCCGGGCGCCGGGGGCTCCTGCAGCAGGTGGAGCGCCACCGCCCGCTCCTGCGGAAGCTGGCGGCCTGGGGGCTGGGGGTGGGCGGCGTCATCGGGCTGTTCATCATGGGGCTCAACATCCAGTACCGGAGCATGACGAACCTGCCGGGCTGGCTGGTGTGGATGCGCATCCCCAAGGACGTGGGCGTCCTCTTTTTGGGCGTGGGCTACGCGGCGTCCTTCGCGCTGCTCTTCCAGCAGGAGCGCTGGCGCAAGGTGCTGGGCGTCTTCACCCCCGCGGGCCGCATGGCGCTGACGCTCTACCTCATGCAGTCCGTGGTGAGCCTGTGCCTCTATGACGGCTGGGGCCTGGGGCTCGTGGGCCGCACGCCCCCGTCGCTCTCGGTGCTGATGAGCCTCGTGGCCTTCGCGGGCCAGGTGGCCTTCAGCCACTGGTGGCTCAAGCGCTTCCGCTTCGGCCCGGTGGAGTGGCTGTGGCGCTCGCTCACCTACGGCCGCGTCCAGCCCATGCGCCCGGCCCCCGCCGTGGCGCCCGCGGTGGGCTGAGCGCCCCAAAGAAGAAACCCCGGGTCCCGCGAGGAGGCGGGAGCCCGGGGCTTCATCAGGGCGGGGCGCGGCGACCGCGCCACGCCCCGTCCTGCGTCAGGAACTACTTCTTGCAGACGCGGGTGTACGAGGCCGCGAACACCGTGTTCACGTAGCCGTTCTCAGGCTGGCTCGACAGGTCCGGCACGCCGACGATCTTGAAGTAGTACTTGCCGGCGGGGAGGTTCGTCTTGACGATGCTCTCCGTCGCCGTCTCCTTCACGCTGCGGCCGATGTACGAGGTGAAGGTCGGGGCGGAGTTGGCCTGGAGGTACAGGTCCGCGTTGCCCGTGCCCTCGCCGAGGACCGCCGACAGGCGGAAGCTCGCGGTGCCCTTGCCCTCGTCGCACTGGGGCAGGTCGATGATGTAGACCTTCTCGTCACCCGGCACGCCGGAAAGGCCCTCGATGCGGGTCTCGTTCTCGATGTCCGTGAAGCCGCCCTTCCAGGTCACCGTCAGGGAGGTGTTGGCGTAGGACGTGAAGCCCTTGAGCATCACGTACCAGATGCCCTTCGGGCCGGAGCTGGCGAACGTGCAGACCTCGTTGTTGCCGGACTTGTACGGACGGCAGTCGTACAGGGAGTCCGTCGGGGCGTTGTTCTTGCGGACGTA
This genomic interval carries:
- a CDS encoding YkgJ family cysteine cluster protein gives rise to the protein MECTCCGACCVAPDIAALDKPLGLRCPHLGADNLCTVYERRPQVCRDYAADEVCRRIEAPTLEERVNNYLALFQLTAEAEAVRKSGCASMRMARAIRERK
- a CDS encoding hydrolase, translating into MTFQPSEPFVPAAGLRGPHAQTIYASLVRPTRVPPLRRERRDLPDGDFVDLDTFDGPTGAPHVVVLHGLEGSSRAGYVTEVLRGAAKRGWGATAINFRSCSGEPNRLARAYHSGDTADTLLLMADVRSRITGPMLAVGFSLGANVLCRLLEETGDRAPVAAAASISAPYDLDACCRKLDGGGGFHWLYRERFLRTLKSKARAKLRRFPGAFDGTRMEAARTIRGYDDVVTAPLHGFRGAEHYYREASAGPRLADIRRPTLLLSSADDPMLEAPVIPPSARDNPFLSVVLTEQGGHVGFVAGHALRPYFWAETQALTFFERVLAR
- a CDS encoding outer membrane beta-barrel protein; its protein translation is MNALALLAAAALAAAPSPKKDREGPFFIAPKVGFIKPTTSLGGDLYLGGEVGYITPWLQRRLALVLEVNYQRPSMSGTLRGPQLDNLGQPIESPYTLAERQVAIQLSAVFRFPRAFGPLTPYVGAGPGLYLHRTTVESFDSTTSESGGGLGFQALAGAELPLGPGGVFLEAKYQFAPVDFLTTGDVNAGAVLAAVGYRLRL
- a CDS encoding response regulator produces the protein MMRVLIVSPHAASRALLSRFLHAEPDVEVSATGEPDDAFASIAENKPALVVVDLRRPDEDHPLFLGLLRKRHPSLPVISLVPGRLRIFDGRGERVREAHGDTAEALHHLMGSVLQATRDLLAQHLLRTLRPPVGRA
- a CDS encoding DEAD/DEAH box helicase family protein, giving the protein MPSPLIELHYDSGTLVAPTLPDDARLHALFQKDGRTGVFRAPALHYRDVVLRLRECGLPYEDRAKRFEPVELPLAVPIEPFPHQRAALDAWTRAGGKGLVELPTGAGKTLLAVLAIAWVKRPTLVVVPTLDLMAQWQGVLAKHFATPVGMVGGGVNDRQTLTVTTYDSAAMQMEFTGNRFGLLICDECHHLPAPSYRFIAEGTLAPYRLGLTATLERADGGERVCEELLGPLVHRTGIQELQGQYLAPYEVRRIEVPLTPDEKARYDEARGRYLTFVRRLGVPLASPDGWARFLAQSQRSDEGRAAYRGYREQRRIALTSSGKLDALWKILLEHREDRVIVFTDDNETVYTLARKLLLPALTHHTPLPERKALLAAFANAELPVLLTSRVLNEGVDVPDARVGVVLSGSGSVREHVQRLGRILRKRPGKRALLYEVCSAQTAESGISERRRQHSAYQGQEPEGLPEC
- a CDS encoding DUF790 family protein, with amino-acid sequence MLTRELLASRVREGILRPSFVKTHDPSLQALAKELLADAESFRGQRRDDVEEAFGLKAGAFSRPKVARGLVKLLLDRLLFDEAGEGAQEARWRTLLVGAKVLRALPPDTTLEAYEARLAEALDAPLGDTREALYSDLPGHRKLLGWDGEALTPQGLLDRYNLALAQGPLLNARRLTLRARSPELLRVRKLLRWLKFCRLVAEVRRDGEDWSLEVEGPGAMLSLQKKYGLQLASFLSVVPILERWELSAVLEDARKRSTLQLSHEDPLVSPLPAALGHVPPEVAALAEGFEDADWELDLTPLPRHTGAAGLCVPDLTFRHRKTGRQVALELFHPWHAAPLSRRLSEMRARPDAGLLLGVDRALAKEAAERQALEDHPQVVLFNGFPSVRKLRERLSRWDDAG
- a CDS encoding helix-turn-helix transcriptional regulator, encoding MEKTLASRLGGAARVARTRLNLTQADVAERIGIASEVYGRLERGHMLPSIQTFRRLCVVLSISADEALGLKPSQDVKWAAEPPSDYGESAELRRLLRRAKQLDRGSIRILSVLASQFKPRS
- a CDS encoding response regulator; translation: MREPSHAPPSFLFVDADPRALAALRRLVRHLPGDKRYALGVREAERLMGEAMPSVVVCGYGLPDGDGLCLLSCVRARHPRAACALHTTHPPSRGLREQGITWMDRAAPPQQVLALLASLS